Within Streptomyces roseirectus, the genomic segment CCGCGCCGCCGCGTCGGCGTTGCGGAGATAGTTCACGATCACGTGGTAACCGCGCCGTCCCATCTCCCGCGCGGTCGCCGCGCCGATTCCGCGGCTCGCACCACTGATCAGCACCACCTGTTGTGACTGGTCCACATTTCCTCCCAGAACCGAGGCGTCCGGAGATTTCCCGTGACGTGATCTTGGACCCGATCCGGCAGTGTCGTCTCTACGGGGGTCCACCAGATCTCCCGTTCCTTTTCGCAGGTGTCCCGCAACGCTGCCGGGGCCCTCTTGCGGGCGCGCCGGAAGGGCTGCGAGTGTTGGTTGTGCTGTGCACTGACTTTGAAACACGCGGCGGCGGCCCTACCCGAGTTACACGCTGATTAAATGTGCGTGAAACCTTTCAAGTGCGGGTTTGCGAGTGCTCTCGCGCGATATTGCGCCACTGGTTTTCTGTTTGACAAAAGAGTGCTGCTGTGACACCGTCCTTGTGGGCGGACCGATCGGTCCCGAATCTGGTGTCCCTTCTGACGGCAAATGACCTGGGCGGAGCTCTCCGCGTCTTTGTCCGTGTGTGAATGATTCGCTGAGTGGCGTAGTCAGTCAACTAATGGGGGTAGCGAGAGTGGTCGGAAACCGAATAGAGAGCCAGTTCGTCAGGTCGGGCCGAGTGGACAAGAGATCCGTCACCGGACTGCGGGCGACCACGCGGGAGTGCGGGACGGACACCTATGTACCGGGGATGTTCCTGTCCGGCGACGGCGACGCGGCCCTGCCGCCCGACGAGTTATGCCTCGCCCTGGACAACCTCGACTTCGCGAACCGCGGAGTGGAACGCGTGATGGTCACGGAGCAGGCCGAACGACTGCTCGACTCGGCCGAGCCGCACGTGAACCCGCACCGTACCTGGCTCGCGATCCTCTCCCTGCTCTACGCCGGAGACCTCGCCTCCGCCGATGCCCAGTGCGAGCGCCTGGCGCGCGACCCCGCCTGGGCCGGCTCGGTGCGCTGCCAGGAACTGCTGATGCTGCTGCGCGCCCGCAGCAGCCTGCTCGCCGGCCGGGCGCGGCGAGCCAGGAACGTACTCAAGGCGGTGCTCAACCGCCGTCCGTCCGCGTCACCCGCCTGCCTCGCGGTCGCCTGGCTGGTCGAAGCGCTGGTGCACCTCGGCGAACTCAAGTGCGCACACCAGGTGCTGCTCGAACGCGAACTGGCCGGCCCTCTGGCCCCCGACCTGCCCGACCGCGCACAGATCCTGGCCGCACGCGGCGCCCTCCACATGGCCGGCGGACACTTCCAGCACGCCGTGGACGACTACCTGGCCTGCGGCTCGGTACTGGACACCTCGTCCGTGGCCAACCCGGCGGTGATCCCCTGGCGCTCGAAGGCGGTGTTCGGGGCGCTGGGCGCCCGACGGTACGACCTCGCGCTCGCGCTCGCCGAGGAAGAACTCATCGCGGCCCGCAGGTGGGGAGCGCCGCGCGGCATCGGCCTCGCCCTGCACGCCGTGGGTGTGGCCCGCCGGGACGACACCTCGGTCGCCCTGCTGGAGGAGGCCGTCGAGCTGCTGGCGCTGGCACGCGCACGCACCGAGCTCATGCAGGCTCTCCACGATCTCGGCATGATGCAGGCCCGCCGTCAGGACGTCACGGCGGCGCGCAGACGGCTCGACGAGGCCGCCGTGGTGGCGTCAGAGTGCGGCAACACCTTCTGGCAGGAGCGTATCGGCCTCGCCCTGGAGCGTCTGGGGGCGCCCGACAACGCCTCGACGCTCACCCGGCAGGAGGAGAAGATCGCCTACCTGGCCCGCGCCGGGTACAGCAACCGGTGCATCGCGGAGATGAACTTCCTGACGGTCCGGACAGTCGAGTTCCATCTCTCCAGCGTGTACCGGAAACTCTCCATTTCTGGAAGAAGGGAGCTGGTCGCGGTACTGAGCCCTGCCGCGTCCTGATTCCGTCCGTATTTCGCTGCGCCGAGTATTTCTTCCTACGCCGCCCACCGTCAACGGTGGGCGGCGTTTTTTCGGGTCGCCGGACGGTATTACGGGTGGGCCGTAGGTTTTCCGCCTCTCCCTTGTGGGGCTCTCCTTCGGGTGTCAGGCTGATATCGCGGTCATCGACCTTCGATCTGTTTCCTCCGAGGCTCGTCAGGACAGGTGGATCCCCCATGCTTCAGCAGAACACGACGAAGCGCATAGGATACTGGCTTCTGCACCTGCACCAGCTTTTCGACGAATCCACCGGGCAAACACTCGCCGGCGAGAACCTGAATCGACGGCAATGGCAGGTGCTGCACGCCATCAGTATCGGTGTGGACTCCGTCGCCGCCGTCGACGTCGCGTTCGCACCTTTTCTGGCGATCGACGGCGCCGATTCCTACCGGTCGATCGTCGATGACTTCGACCGGCGCGGCTGGATCGCCGAAGCAGGTGATTCCGTCCGGCTCACCGACGCCGGCGCCGCCGCGCACGAACGGGCTGAAGCGCTGGTGAACGCGCACGCCGTCGTCTCTCTCGCCGGCATCTCCGAAGCCGAATTCCTCGCCGCCAACGACGTACTCGCACGGATCGCCGAGAACCTGGAAAAGGCGTGACGCGAACAGTGGCCCACGCTTTCCCGGCGTGACCTGAGAAAAGCGCGGCCGCCGATGTCTTTTCCGGGTGTTCGTCCTCGTTCCAGGAGGGAGCCTCAATCGTGCGCAAGGTGCTCATCGCCAACCGTGGCGAAATCGCAGTCCGCGTGGCCCGCGCGTGCCGGGATGCCGGTATCGCCAGCGTGGCCGTCTACGCCGACCCTGACCGGGACGCGCTGCATGTCCGCGCCGCGGATGAGGCGTTCGCCCTGGGCGGTGACACCCCGGCGGGCAGCTATCTCGACATCGACAAGGTCCTGAACGCGGCGCGGGAGTCCGGCGCGGACGCCGTCCACCCCGGGTACGGGTTCCTGTCGGAGAACGCCGACTTCGCGCAGGCGGTCCTGGACGCGGGTCTGGTGTGGATCGGACCGCCGCCGCAGGCCATCCGTGACCTCGGTGACAAGGTCGCCGCCCGGCACATCGCCCAGCGCGCGGGCGCCCCGCTCGTGGCGGGCACGCCCGATCCGGTCTCCGGCGCGGACGAGGTCGTCGCGTTCGCCGAGGAGCACGGGCTGCCGATCGCGATCAAGGCGGCGTTCGGCGGTGGCGGGCGCGGGCTGAAGGTCGCCCGCACCCTCGAAGAG encodes:
- a CDS encoding MarR family winged helix-turn-helix transcriptional regulator — translated: MLQQNTTKRIGYWLLHLHQLFDESTGQTLAGENLNRRQWQVLHAISIGVDSVAAVDVAFAPFLAIDGADSYRSIVDDFDRRGWIAEAGDSVRLTDAGAAAHERAEALVNAHAVVSLAGISEAEFLAANDVLARIAENLEKA
- a CDS encoding helix-turn-helix transcriptional regulator; this translates as MDKRSVTGLRATTRECGTDTYVPGMFLSGDGDAALPPDELCLALDNLDFANRGVERVMVTEQAERLLDSAEPHVNPHRTWLAILSLLYAGDLASADAQCERLARDPAWAGSVRCQELLMLLRARSSLLAGRARRARNVLKAVLNRRPSASPACLAVAWLVEALVHLGELKCAHQVLLERELAGPLAPDLPDRAQILAARGALHMAGGHFQHAVDDYLACGSVLDTSSVANPAVIPWRSKAVFGALGARRYDLALALAEEELIAARRWGAPRGIGLALHAVGVARRDDTSVALLEEAVELLALARARTELMQALHDLGMMQARRQDVTAARRRLDEAAVVASECGNTFWQERIGLALERLGAPDNASTLTRQEEKIAYLARAGYSNRCIAEMNFLTVRTVEFHLSSVYRKLSISGRRELVAVLSPAAS